Proteins from a genomic interval of Enterococcus faecium:
- the helD gene encoding RNA polymerase recycling motor HelD has product MNEKQLEQTHVDETIELIQIEQNMLDTKQQELTQEMNHSTKDTANHKIRAGSNEAFYESAVEYRQHEQELLLKYHTLEAQQKRLQTLSVMKDSPYFARIDFKEDRETETLYLGIASLRDLAEETIVIDWRAPIANLYYEGEIGPAFYETETDRIDVDLQLKRQFKIQEGRILSMVDTSEVINDDFLLEILDESSSNHMKNIVSTIQKAQNAIIRDTTSKVMLIEGIAGSGKTSALLQRIAFLLYHNRKWLEAENVLLFSPNHLFSDYISTVLPSLGESGVPTQTFKNYLVQLLPEFSLLDEQQQESGFLLGEKDPIQVMKSGLTLVDQIDRYIQGITNYGPLFRDMKINGRTILSKESIRQWYKETNEQLPLHHRLSLLQTKLLKKLGGLQKDETRQQWVKDLAEEQLQELYATDPNLEYTEQKERSLRKKLANQIVRKRFRRIHRGIMNYQFVNITKQYLHFLQTVPLSLLTRHKISETRWQEHLTTVRTHLRQRELRQEDAVLFFLLMRRTYPVTVTHKARYIFIDEMQDFAPSQVALLQALFPKANLTFCGDLNQNVFGNETIVGSLEDLFVDREVTRFQLTTSYRSTKEITDFANHFIVKEHQVETTARKGDLPLLIQGTTDDIKLNWLADTIRTTQGKVRYWRTAIIAKTQEECEALYAQLPDELKQQVQLILNESDFMKRSIILLPAFLAKGLEFDRVFLWDVDAEHFSSQQDKLILYTMCTRAMHELTLFTSNNESPLLNNMDISSYEKKVL; this is encoded by the coding sequence ATGAATGAGAAACAACTAGAACAAACGCACGTGGATGAAACGATCGAACTAATCCAGATCGAACAAAATATGCTGGATACAAAACAACAAGAATTGACTCAGGAAATGAATCATTCGACAAAAGACACAGCTAATCACAAGATTCGAGCTGGTTCCAATGAAGCTTTTTATGAATCTGCTGTTGAATATCGCCAACATGAGCAGGAATTGCTTTTGAAATACCATACTCTTGAAGCACAGCAAAAACGCCTGCAAACGTTGTCTGTCATGAAAGATAGTCCTTATTTTGCCCGTATCGACTTTAAAGAAGACCGTGAAACAGAAACATTATATCTAGGTATCGCTTCTTTAAGAGATCTGGCAGAAGAAACAATCGTTATTGACTGGCGCGCACCAATTGCCAATCTTTATTATGAAGGTGAGATTGGTCCCGCATTTTATGAAACTGAAACAGATAGAATAGATGTCGATCTGCAGTTGAAACGACAATTTAAAATCCAAGAAGGACGTATTTTATCTATGGTAGATACGTCGGAAGTAATCAATGATGACTTTTTGCTAGAGATATTGGATGAATCATCAAGCAACCATATGAAAAACATCGTCTCTACGATACAAAAAGCACAAAATGCAATCATTCGGGACACAACAAGTAAAGTAATGCTGATTGAAGGAATCGCCGGAAGTGGAAAGACATCCGCTTTGCTTCAACGTATTGCTTTTCTGTTGTATCATAATCGCAAGTGGCTCGAGGCTGAAAACGTTCTTCTATTTTCACCCAACCATTTGTTTTCTGATTACATCTCGACTGTATTGCCTTCATTAGGTGAAAGCGGCGTGCCTACACAGACATTCAAAAATTATTTGGTGCAGCTGCTGCCAGAGTTTTCTTTACTAGATGAACAGCAACAAGAAAGTGGTTTTTTGCTAGGGGAAAAAGATCCGATACAAGTGATGAAAAGCGGATTGACCTTAGTCGATCAGATTGATCGCTATATCCAAGGCATCACAAACTACGGTCCCTTGTTCCGTGATATGAAAATAAATGGCCGTACGATCCTATCAAAGGAATCGATTCGCCAATGGTATAAAGAAACAAATGAACAATTACCTTTACATCATAGACTCTCTCTATTACAAACGAAGCTCCTGAAAAAATTAGGCGGTCTGCAAAAAGACGAAACACGTCAGCAATGGGTCAAAGATCTGGCGGAAGAACAGCTCCAAGAACTATACGCAACAGATCCAAATCTTGAATATACAGAACAAAAGGAGCGTTCATTACGTAAAAAACTGGCCAACCAAATCGTACGTAAAAGATTCCGTCGAATCCATCGAGGGATCATGAATTATCAATTTGTCAATATAACGAAACAATATCTCCACTTTCTACAAACTGTGCCACTTTCTCTTCTAACACGACATAAAATCAGCGAGACCAGATGGCAGGAACATTTGACAACTGTTCGTACACACTTGCGTCAAAGAGAATTGCGTCAAGAGGATGCTGTACTATTCTTTTTACTGATGCGCCGAACATATCCAGTGACGGTTACACACAAAGCTCGCTATATCTTTATTGATGAAATGCAGGATTTCGCACCATCACAAGTGGCATTGCTGCAAGCCTTGTTCCCAAAAGCAAATTTGACTTTCTGTGGAGATCTAAATCAAAATGTCTTTGGAAATGAAACGATCGTTGGATCATTGGAAGACCTTTTCGTGGACCGTGAAGTCACTCGTTTCCAATTAACGACAAGCTATCGCTCCACAAAAGAAATCACTGATTTTGCTAATCATTTTATTGTGAAAGAACATCAAGTAGAAACAACAGCAAGAAAAGGAGACCTTCCTTTGCTCATCCAAGGAACAACAGATGATATCAAATTGAATTGGTTAGCAGATACCATTCGAACGACTCAGGGAAAAGTCCGGTATTGGCGTACAGCAATCATAGCTAAAACACAAGAAGAATGCGAAGCTCTTTATGCTCAACTGCCAGACGAGTTGAAACAACAAGTCCAGCTGATTTTAAATGAGAGTGACTTTATGAAACGTTCCATTATTTTACTTCCAGCCTTTTTAGCAAAAGGTCTGGAGTTTGACCGAGTTTTCTTGTGGGATGTAGATGCAGAACATTTTTCTTCTCAGCAAGACAAATTGATCCTTTACACCATGTGTACACGTGCGATGCATGAATTGACCCTTTTTACCTCCAATAATGAAAGTCCTTTGTTAAACAATATGGATATTTCATCTTATGAGAAAAAAGTACTGTAA
- a CDS encoding YebC/PmpR family DNA-binding transcriptional regulator, translating to MGRKWANIVAKKTAKDANNSRIYAKFGIEIYAAAKSGDPDPHANQKLRFVIDRAKTYNVPKHIIDRAIEKAKGAGDETYSELRYEGFGPSGSMVIVDTLTNNVNRTAADVRAAFGKNGGNMGVSGAVSYMFDNTAIFAFAGEDADEILEYLMEKDIDVRDVMEEEGQIIVYGEVADFHSIQEALKEKGITDFSIAEIQMIPQNEVTLSPEDQETFEKMIDALEDLEDVQHVFHNVALED from the coding sequence ATGGGACGTAAATGGGCAAATATCGTAGCAAAGAAAACTGCTAAAGATGCTAATAATAGCCGGATTTATGCAAAATTTGGGATTGAAATCTACGCGGCAGCAAAATCAGGTGATCCTGATCCGCATGCAAACCAAAAACTACGTTTCGTCATTGATCGCGCTAAAACTTATAATGTACCAAAACATATTATTGACCGAGCAATCGAAAAAGCAAAAGGTGCAGGAGATGAAACATACTCTGAATTGCGCTATGAAGGATTTGGACCAAGCGGCTCAATGGTGATTGTTGATACATTGACGAACAATGTGAATCGAACAGCAGCAGACGTACGGGCAGCATTTGGGAAAAATGGCGGGAACATGGGTGTTTCCGGAGCGGTTTCTTACATGTTTGACAATACAGCAATCTTTGCTTTTGCAGGAGAAGACGCTGATGAGATCCTTGAATATCTAATGGAAAAAGACATCGATGTTCGCGATGTAATGGAAGAAGAAGGACAAATCATCGTTTACGGTGAAGTAGCGGATTTCCATAGTATACAAGAAGCATTAAAAGAAAAAGGAATCACTGATTTTTCAATCGCTGAGATCCAAATGATCCCTCAAAACGAGGTAACACTATCTCCAGAAGATCAAGAAACATTTGAAAAAATGATTGATGCACTGGAAGATCTAGAAGATGTACAGCATGTGTTCCATAATGTGGCATTAGAAGACTAA
- a CDS encoding nucleotidyltransferase, which translates to MKSCGIIVEYNPFHNGHRYHVEMARKTTGAEVVIAVMSGNFLQRGEPAIIDKWHRANEALQNGVDLVVELPVEWAVQSADYFAKGAVKILQTLDCYSLCFGTEEETSFDYSSFGRFVQENQDRIEEAFQELSDQTYSYPQKMTEVFRSLYPDITLDFSSPNHILGLSYAKENAKYVHPMELHPIRRKSAGYHEKIITDQRIASATAIRHALEEGKRIAGLVPLQTEEDLSICSLQTWESYWPYLRYRLLSSTLLELTDIYQMTEGIESRMKTAAATADSFEDFVSKVKTKRYTWTRIQRLSCYVLLNIKKQEIPVQQNKNYLRLLGFTDAGRRFLKEKKEISIYSRIGKKEAQEAELLVRSDQIYQLGGNIPEQNFGQIPIRV; encoded by the coding sequence ATGAAAAGCTGCGGGATTATCGTAGAGTACAATCCTTTTCACAATGGACATCGCTATCATGTGGAAATGGCACGAAAAACAACAGGAGCAGAGGTCGTCATTGCTGTAATGAGCGGGAATTTTTTGCAACGAGGCGAACCGGCTATCATCGATAAATGGCATCGCGCGAATGAAGCTTTACAAAATGGTGTGGATTTAGTAGTGGAGCTTCCCGTCGAATGGGCGGTTCAGTCAGCTGATTATTTTGCTAAAGGTGCAGTAAAAATCTTGCAAACACTGGACTGTTACAGTTTGTGTTTTGGAACAGAAGAAGAGACTTCGTTTGATTACAGCAGTTTCGGACGCTTTGTCCAAGAGAATCAAGATAGGATAGAAGAGGCATTTCAAGAACTGTCTGATCAAACGTATAGTTATCCGCAAAAAATGACTGAGGTTTTTCGCAGTCTGTATCCCGATATTACGCTTGATTTTTCTTCGCCAAATCATATCTTGGGATTAAGTTATGCAAAGGAAAATGCCAAGTATGTCCACCCTATGGAATTACATCCGATCCGACGTAAAAGTGCAGGCTATCATGAAAAAATCATCACAGATCAGAGGATAGCCAGTGCAACAGCCATTCGCCATGCGTTAGAAGAAGGAAAAAGAATAGCTGGACTTGTGCCGCTTCAGACAGAAGAAGATCTTTCAATTTGTTCGCTGCAGACTTGGGAATCTTATTGGCCGTATTTGCGTTATCGGTTGTTATCTTCTACTTTGCTGGAACTGACAGATATCTATCAGATGACCGAAGGAATAGAATCGCGCATGAAAACAGCAGCTGCAACTGCTGATAGTTTTGAGGATTTTGTGTCAAAGGTAAAAACAAAAAGATATACATGGACACGGATCCAACGATTATCTTGTTATGTCTTGCTGAATATCAAAAAGCAAGAGATTCCTGTCCAACAAAATAAAAATTATCTTCGACTACTTGGATTTACCGATGCTGGAAGAAGATTCTTAAAAGAAAAAAAAGAGATTTCTATTTATTCCCGAATCGGAAAAAAAGAGGCACAAGAAGCGGAACTGTTAGTTAGAAGTGATCAAATCTATCAATTGGGAGGCAATATTCCGGAACAGAATTTCGGGCAAATCCCAATCCGAGTATAG